In the genome of Mytilus edulis chromosome 14, xbMytEdul2.2, whole genome shotgun sequence, the window GTTTTCACTGACGGTAAATATCCCTCATCGAGATCGACTTGTGACGCGCGATCTTCTTCTGGTATGCATTGTAAAACTGTCTTTGAATTCGATAGCCATTTCCGTGCATACATCCCTGCCTTTGCCCATAACTGTGATAGCTGATTATAAAGTTCGATGCCTTGTTCATCGTTGATTACGGAGTCCATACTGTCGTCCATGTATGTAGATTCGAGAACTGTTTCGGCGGCTCGTGGATATGAATCTTTTGTCATTTCGGCATGTTTTATAGAAACAAACTGAGCTTGGAATGGAGACGAATTTACTCCAAAAACAACACTATTGAATTCATATTCCTCTGGTACTTGGTCAGTTTTCATTGCGCGCCATAAAAATCTGTGATACGGCCTGTCGTCTGGTGCAATTTTAATTCTCAATTACATTTCGGCGATGTCACAAACAAGTGCAACGGGGTATTTTCTGAAGCGTAATAATACATCTAATAAATCTTGCTGTAACTTTGGACCTTGATGAATAGTGTGATTTAGCGAAATCCCCTGAAATTTTGCGGACGCATCAAATACAATCCTCGTTTTAGTTGTTTCCTTGTCCGGTCTTACTACCGGGAAATGCGGCAAATACCATTTTCCTGTTACGGTCTCCTCCTTTGTCGATACTTTGCGAACATATCCTTTCTCAATATATTTCTCTATTGTTTGTGTATAAACATTAGCAATACTCGGGTCTTTGTTTAATCTTTTTTCTGTATTTGCTAATCTACTTAATGCCATATTATAATTGTTCGGTAATGAAGGTGTGTCGTCTTTCCACGGTACTTTAACTTCGTAGTGTCCATCCTTAAAATCCAAAGATTGCTCTACCTTTGACAACGCTTTTTGCTCATCACTGCTTAGAAACACGTTTTCGCTTGGTGTTTTGACATTTTCGATTTCCCAAAACTTCCTAACAATGTTATCTAAATCGTTTCGATCCTCTTGTCCACGAACAAAATAAGTTCGGTTAAATAGTGTCTGATCCTGTCCGCTATTCGGATCTCCGATGCACGTCCAACCTAACGGTGTTAGTCTAGCAATTGGCTCTCCAGGTTTACCACGTATATCTCTATAAGAATAATGTAGATCCGCATAGTCCAGTCCGATCAACATATCAACAGTAGGTCTCTTTCCTAGATTCGGAAATTTAATCCCTGCAAGATGGTCCCATTTCCGAGCGTGTTGTTTCCAGTCAACTGGCTGTAAACTTCCGGTTACACGGTTAGTAGTGAATGCGACTATTTTGGCGTCTGTCTGACCATTGTGACTTTGAAGTCTTACCTCGACTGGCATAGTTTCAAATGTTTCAACATTGTCATTTAACACATTAACTGTCACTTTCTGAACTTGTCCTTGAAGTCCCAATTCGGCGGCAACATCAGCGTTGATATACGTTTTCGTACTTGCGTCATCAAGTAATGCATTAACACTTACGGTACGGTTTCCATTTTTCAATATTACAGGTACTGTTCTAAGTGCAACGAAGTTTGATTTTCTGTCTCGGCCAATCATTGTGCGATCCCGATTCTCCCCCTCAGTGGCGGCGTCTGTATTTTCCTTCTTTTCAGCAGCATAGTTCTGTTTTGTTTTCGATTCGGTTCTCACTGGAACTTTTGGCTCACTGAACGATTGTTTATCTCTGTGTAAAAGTCTATTGTGCACTTCTTTGCATCCACCCAAGTTACATGCTCTACTTCTCGGACACTGTCTGCCTACGTGATCATGTCCTAAGCAACGATAACACAACTGTAAACGTTTTGCGGTATCCCATCTCTTGTTAACGGTTAACTTCCGAAATTCATCACACTTCCAAACTCCATGATTACCGTTACAACACTTGCACACCCTATTTCCGGTATAGCTTTCATTTTGCGATTCTCCAAAAAATGTTCTTAATCCATCCCTACGATTTCCTTTATAATTCCGCTGTGAATTGCTACTAGAGTTTGCACTTAATCCATGTATTGTTTCTGAGGCTATAGTTTGAAACTCTGCTTCCTGTAAAATCCACTCACGTAGACATTCAACTGATTCTGTTTTTCTGCTTTCGAATATCCAACGATGATACCTCGACAACATAGATTCTGTCATCTTTCGCTGCAATTTGTTGTACAAAGAACCATTTTTTAAACCCTTCGAAACGACCTGCTTCTTTCAAGTTCACAACTGCTATATCCAGTAAATCTGCAAAATGTTCTATGTCTTTAGCGATACCTTCTCTCATAGGTTTAAAGTTTTCAAGTTCTTCTATATACAGGGTTATTTGTCTTCGTTGTCCTCCATACTTTCTTTCTAAGCGCTCCTTTGCGGCATCATACGCAACTGCTGAATGTCCTAAATTTTCGATAACTTGTAACGCTTCACCTTCCACATATTGTCTTAGTTGTAATAATTTATATTCCTTTGTCGCCGGTGCTTGGTCGATACATGCTAGAAATGCAGCTTCCCAGCTCTGGTAGTTTCTTTTATCTCCTTTAAATATCGGTATTGCAACTCTTTTTAATTGTTTCCACATGTCGCTTCCTAATTCTGACTTCAATTGCTTGTTGTTATTTTCTTCTTTCGTAGTTTGTTCAAATTCTGGTTTAACTTCCTTTTCTTTAGTTACATGTTTTCTTTCCACTTTATTTTCGGAATTCACATTATCTTGTTTTGATATTCTAGATACACTGGATCCAACGCTTGACGCAACTTTGCTCTCGATCAAATAGTCACGACACTCATTTTCTGCGTCTGTAAATTCTTCTTCGATTTTTTCCATCTCTTTTGTTGTTTTCATCACATTTTGAATGTCATTTCTATGCTTGTATTTGTCGTATAAATTCCCCATAATATCCATCGCTTTTTCTTCTGCATTTATCAGTTTCTCTTGAATTACTTTTAATTCTTCACGATCCGGAAAATCTTCTTCAAGAATTTGTAGTAATGAATGTCTAGTTTTTGTGAATGCCGATTTCGCTTTCGCTTTTTCCTTCTTAAGATCTTCTAATTGTAAACTTTCGTCCGGTTGAGCAATTACAGTTTCGTCCATTTTGTCTCACTCGCTTGCCGCTGCTTCGATTTCCAAATCCCAATTACTCATTTTCTCACAATACGATTACGATTAAAGTTCTTTGAACCACGCTCTGCCACCAAAATGTTGCGGAGACGATTTGAAATGTGCAGTGGaataaattgtttcatataaagTTCGACGATTTGGGATTTGGGAGTTCGACGATAACGTTATACCAATAGCATTATTATATCCATATCACATAACTAACGAATGTTTGCTAATAACTACGTTTTAAtccaatatttacaatatatacaatcaTTTTCGTAATACAATTTCACAACATTGTTTTCGATGTTAACTTATCGCATGATAAAGACGATCTGTTTACGTCTGAACATTAGACATCAAATTTCACACTAATTTAACCTGATTCCCAGAGATGATCAAAACAAAGTAATTAAATTAAATAGCCACAGCTGCACGTGCAGACGATTTTTACTTGAACTCTAAA includes:
- the LOC139503350 gene encoding uncharacterized protein; amino-acid sequence: MDETVIAQPDESLQLEDLKKEKAKAKSAFTKTRHSLLQILEEDFPDREELKVIQEKLINAEEKAMDIMGNLYDKYKHRNDIQNVMKTTKEMEKIEEEFTDAENECRDYLIESKVASSVGSSVSRISKQDNVNSENKVERKHVTKEKEVKPEFEQTTKEENNNKQLKSELGSDMWKQLKRVAIPIFKGDKRNYQSWEAAFLACIDQAPATKEYKLLQLRQYVEGEALQVIENLGHSAVAYDAAKERLERKYGGQRRQITLYIEELENFKPMREGIAKDIEHFADLLDIAVVNLKEAGRFEGFKKWFFVQQIAAKDDRIYVVEEAEFQTIASETIHGLSANSSSNSQRNYKGNRRDGLRTFFGESQNESYTGNRVCKCCNGNHGVWKCDEFRKLTVNKRWDTAKRLQLCYRCLGHDHVGRQCPRSRACNLGGCKEVHNRLLHRDKQSFSEPKVPVRTESKTKQNYAAEKKENTDAATEGENRDRTMIGRDRKSNFVALRTVPVILKNGNRTVSVNALLDDASTKTYINADVAAELGLQGQVQKVTVNVLNDNVETFETMPVEVRLQSHNGQTDAKIVAFTTNRVTGSLQPVDWKQHARKWDHLAGIKFPNLGKRPTVDMLIGLDYADLHYSYRDIRGKPGEPIARLTPLGWTCIGDPNSGQDQTLFNRTYFVRGQEDRNDLDNIVRKFWEIENVKTPSENVFLSSDEQKALSKVEQSLDFKDGHYEVKVPWKDDTPSLPNNYNMALSRLANTEKRLNKDPSIANVYTQTIEKYIEKGYVRKVSTKEETVTGKWYLPHFPVVRPDKETTKTRIVFDASAKFQGISLNHTIHQGPKLQQDLLDVLLRFRKYPVALVCDIAEM